A portion of the Calothrix sp. 336/3 genome contains these proteins:
- a CDS encoding HAD family hydrolase yields the protein MKQPKVIFLDAVGTIFGVKGSVGEVYSHIAGDFGVNASADSLNNAFIQSWQAATPPVFPDAKEEDIPQQEFQWWYDIAVNTFQTAGIFDKFTDFPAFFSELYIHFGTAEPWFIYPDVQSALINWRKRGIELGILSNFDSRIYSVLQALGLKDFFTSVTISTEVGAAKPHPKIFTTALEKHNCLPQAAWHVGDSLKEDYHGAKAVGLRGVWINRS from the coding sequence ATTAAGCAACCGAAGGTAATTTTTTTAGATGCGGTGGGGACAATTTTTGGTGTTAAAGGTAGTGTCGGAGAGGTATATAGTCACATAGCGGGAGATTTTGGTGTGAATGCATCAGCTGATAGTTTGAACAATGCATTTATCCAAAGTTGGCAAGCTGCAACACCTCCCGTGTTTCCCGATGCAAAGGAAGAAGATATTCCCCAACAGGAATTTCAATGGTGGTATGACATTGCTGTCAACACTTTTCAAACAGCAGGTATCTTTGACAAATTTACTGATTTTCCAGCTTTTTTCAGTGAACTATATATTCACTTTGGTACAGCCGAACCCTGGTTCATTTATCCTGATGTGCAATCAGCTTTAATCAATTGGCGTAAACGCGGGATTGAATTAGGGATATTATCTAATTTTGATTCTCGCATTTATTCGGTTTTACAAGCTTTAGGCTTAAAAGATTTTTTCACATCGGTGACAATCTCTACGGAAGTTGGTGCTGCTAAACCTCACCCCAAAATCTTTACAACTGCCTTAGAAAAGCATAATTGTTTACCCCAAGCAGCTTGGCATGTCGGTGATAGCCTCAAGGAAGATTACCATGGAGCCAAGGCTGTTGGTTTACGCGGTGTGTGGATTAATCGTTCTTAA
- a CDS encoding RNA-binding protein, whose product MSVYVANLSCEVTEDDLKQLFQEYGTVRKVEMPSDQKTGSHRGFAVIEMDTDAEEISAIQMLRGSEWMGQILTLNRARTEVGEVSSYHS is encoded by the coding sequence ATGTCAGTTTATGTAGCTAATCTGTCTTGTGAGGTTACAGAAGACGACCTAAAACAGCTTTTTCAAGAGTATGGAACTGTGAGAAAAGTGGAGATGCCATCTGACCAAAAAACAGGTAGCCATAGAGGTTTTGCAGTCATAGAAATGGATACAGATGCGGAAGAAATATCTGCTATCCAGATGCTTAGAGGTAGTGAGTGGATGGGGCAAATTCTCACATTGAATAGAGCTAGAACTGAGGTAGGAGAAGTCTCTTCTTACCATTCCTAA
- the hemE gene encoding uroporphyrinogen decarboxylase, with protein MGISSNQPLLLRAARGEVVDRPPVWMMRQAGRYMKAYRDLREKYPSFRERSEIPEVAIEVSLQPWKAFQPDGVILFSDIVTPLPGLGIDMDIAEGKGPIIHSPIRTLEQVNNLHDFDPEASLPFIKTILQSLRQEVGNQSTVLGFVGAPWTLAAYAVEGKGSKTYSVIKNMAFSEPAILHQLLSKFADAIANYARYQIDCGAQVVQLFDSWAGQLSPQDYDTFALPYQRQVFEQVKATHPDTPLIVLVSGSAGVLERMGQSGADIVQVDWSVDMADARQRLGKQMKVQGNLDPGVLFGSKEFIRDRIYDTVKKAGNWGHILNLGHGVLPTTPEENVAFFFETAKELKLAAV; from the coding sequence ATGGGTATTTCTTCCAATCAACCCCTTCTGCTAAGAGCAGCCCGTGGTGAAGTAGTAGACCGTCCCCCCGTTTGGATGATGCGGCAAGCTGGACGGTACATGAAAGCTTATCGAGACTTAAGGGAGAAGTACCCCTCTTTCCGTGAACGTTCCGAAATTCCGGAAGTGGCGATCGAGGTTTCTTTGCAACCTTGGAAAGCTTTTCAACCAGATGGCGTGATTCTCTTTTCTGATATTGTCACACCCTTGCCTGGTTTAGGAATTGATATGGATATCGCCGAAGGTAAAGGTCCAATTATTCATTCTCCCATTCGCACCCTGGAACAAGTCAATAATTTGCATGACTTCGATCCGGAAGCATCTTTACCTTTTATTAAAACCATTCTCCAAAGTTTGCGCCAGGAAGTGGGGAATCAGTCTACTGTACTAGGTTTTGTGGGTGCGCCTTGGACTTTGGCTGCTTATGCTGTGGAAGGGAAGGGTTCTAAAACCTATTCTGTGATCAAGAATATGGCTTTTTCCGAACCAGCAATCCTGCATCAATTATTGAGTAAATTTGCAGACGCGATCGCCAACTATGCTCGCTACCAAATCGACTGTGGCGCTCAAGTAGTACAATTGTTCGATTCTTGGGCAGGACAACTTAGCCCTCAGGATTATGACACCTTTGCTTTACCTTACCAAAGACAGGTATTTGAGCAAGTTAAGGCAACCCATCCCGACACACCATTAATTGTTCTCGTCAGTGGTAGTGCTGGTGTATTAGAAAGAATGGGGCAATCCGGTGCAGACATTGTACAGGTAGACTGGTCTGTAGATATGGCAGATGCTCGTCAGAGATTAGGCAAGCAGATGAAAGTTCAGGGGAACCTCGATCCTGGTGTATTATTTGGTTCTAAGGAATTCATCCGCGATCGCATCTATGATACCGTGAAAAAAGCCGGGAACTGGGGACATATCCTCAATCTAGGACATGGTGTCTTACCCACAACACCCGAAGAGAATGTGGCATTTTTCTTTGAAACTGCTAAAGAGTTGAAACTGGCAGCAGTATGA
- a CDS encoding NUDIX domain-containing protein, producing the protein MSKQPGIRTAAKALIVREGYLLAIAKRDTHGLWYLLPGGGQHHGETLEQALLRECLEEIGTLVKIDKLLFVREFIGKNHITYSPNNTPNDEWARNAHTIDFIFACHVCEEYILQNGVSPDDNQEKVEWLPISNLAEYRLYPSALKHLLITSQIQQNIYLGDIH; encoded by the coding sequence ATGTCTAAACAACCAGGGATTAGAACCGCAGCTAAAGCATTAATTGTTCGGGAGGGTTATTTGCTGGCGATCGCCAAACGGGATACCCACGGATTATGGTATCTCTTACCCGGTGGTGGGCAACATCACGGGGAAACCCTTGAGCAAGCTTTGTTACGTGAATGTCTGGAAGAAATTGGTACTTTGGTAAAAATAGATAAACTGTTATTTGTGCGGGAATTTATTGGCAAAAATCACATTACCTATTCTCCGAATAATACACCTAATGATGAATGGGCAAGAAATGCTCATACTATAGATTTTATTTTTGCTTGCCATGTCTGTGAGGAATATATCTTACAAAATGGAGTTTCCCCCGATGATAATCAAGAAAAGGTGGAATGGTTGCCTATTAGTAATCTCGCAGAATATCGCCTGTATCCATCAGCTTTAAAACATCTATTAATTACTAGCCAAATTCAGCAAAACATCTATTTGGGTGATATTCATTAA
- a CDS encoding ROK family protein — protein sequence MTLILALDFGGTKLAAAVMEGDDREWRQYARRLSPPEANATTDIEIMVELATSVLGGAKPTAIGVSFGGPVDAIAGNVRLSHHVPGWENIPLQQFLQEKFAAPVSIDNDANIAALGEWHYGAGQEYESLFYITISTGVGGGWIINGKPWRGAEGMAGEIGHMVVDPSGPLCLCGKRGCVERLASGPYMAQDVQELLQTGRRGEVVAELIRNHPPVVTGKIVSEAAELGDRLAQEILYRGAWGLGVGIGNVANLINPQLFVLGGSVTKAGKRWWEVVRQTARDTALPEVNFQIVPAALADDAPLWGAVALAKNEGK from the coding sequence GTGACATTAATTCTTGCCCTGGATTTTGGTGGTACAAAGCTTGCAGCAGCAGTCATGGAAGGTGATGATAGAGAATGGCGACAATATGCCAGGAGACTATCACCCCCAGAAGCTAATGCCACAACAGACATAGAAATCATGGTTGAATTAGCAACTAGCGTCCTAGGGGGGGCAAAACCCACGGCGATCGGTGTCAGTTTTGGTGGTCCGGTAGACGCGATCGCGGGAAATGTGCGGCTGTCTCATCACGTTCCCGGATGGGAAAATATCCCCCTCCAACAGTTTTTACAGGAAAAATTTGCCGCCCCCGTCAGCATTGATAATGATGCCAATATTGCAGCTTTGGGAGAGTGGCACTACGGAGCAGGTCAGGAATACGAAAGTTTATTTTATATCACCATCAGTACGGGTGTAGGCGGTGGTTGGATAATCAACGGCAAACCTTGGCGCGGTGCCGAGGGGATGGCAGGAGAAATTGGACACATGGTTGTAGACCCCTCCGGACCCCTGTGTTTGTGCGGGAAACGCGGTTGTGTGGAGAGGTTAGCTAGTGGTCCCTACATGGCACAGGATGTACAGGAATTGCTGCAAACTGGGAGACGGGGAGAGGTAGTAGCGGAATTAATCAGAAATCATCCTCCAGTGGTGACAGGAAAGATAGTCAGTGAAGCAGCAGAGTTAGGGGATAGGTTAGCACAGGAAATTTTATATCGAGGTGCTTGGGGTTTGGGTGTCGGTATTGGCAATGTGGCGAATTTAATCAATCCCCAGTTATTCGTCTTGGGTGGGAGTGTGACAAAAGCGGGTAAGAGATGGTGGGAGGTAGTGCGACAAACAGCACGGGATACAGCATTACCAGAGGTGAATTTTCAGATAGTACCAGCAGCTTTGGCAGATGATGCACCTTTGTGGGGTGCTGTCGCTTTAGCAAAAAATGAGGGGAAGTAA
- a CDS encoding phosphoadenylyl-sulfate reductase, translating into MVAATDLNITALETEYSQKTPREILQFALGTFDNIAISFSGAEDVVLIDMASKITKDFRVFTLDTGRLHPETYQFLDEVRKHYGIKIEVMFPDAAEVQTLVEEKGLFSFYTDGHKECCGVRKVRPLRRKLNTLDAWITGQRKDQSPSTRNHIPVIEADAAFSTPDHSLVKFNPLASWSSAEVWSYIRALDVPYNKLHERGFVSIGCEPCTKAVLPNQHEREGRWWWEESTLKECGLHAGNLEK; encoded by the coding sequence ATGGTAGCTGCAACAGATTTAAATATCACTGCCTTAGAAACAGAATACAGTCAAAAAACACCCAGGGAAATTTTGCAATTTGCCCTCGGAACTTTCGATAACATTGCCATTTCCTTTAGTGGTGCAGAGGATGTGGTTTTAATTGATATGGCATCAAAAATCACTAAAGATTTCCGCGTTTTTACCCTCGATACTGGACGCTTACACCCAGAAACATACCAGTTTTTGGATGAAGTTAGAAAGCATTATGGTATCAAAATAGAAGTCATGTTTCCCGATGCGGCAGAAGTTCAAACTTTAGTCGAAGAAAAGGGTTTATTTAGTTTCTATACTGACGGTCATAAAGAATGCTGTGGTGTCCGCAAAGTCCGACCCCTACGTCGCAAACTTAACACCTTAGATGCTTGGATTACTGGTCAACGCAAAGACCAAAGTCCCAGTACCCGCAACCATATCCCTGTGATTGAAGCAGATGCTGCTTTTTCTACACCCGACCATTCCCTAGTTAAGTTTAACCCCTTGGCTAGCTGGTCTTCTGCCGAGGTGTGGTCATATATTCGCGCTTTAGATGTACCTTACAATAAGTTGCACGAGCGGGGTTTCGTCAGTATTGGTTGTGAACCTTGCACCAAAGCTGTATTACCTAACCAACATGAACGGGAAGGACGTTGGTGGTGGGAAGAATCCACTTTGAAGGAGTGTGGTTTACACGCAGGTAATTTGGAAAAATAA
- a CDS encoding bifunctional 2-polyprenyl-6-hydroxyphenol methylase/3-demethylubiquinol 3-O-methyltransferase UbiG yields the protein MVTSPVPQHLETYWQDGFNLKQNLQDFLNLDTETLETKLKVSCQEMAELGKKDFDWETVTDFYSQQVRELYLFELGAWHLTSHEYIGDTLRLVADYACGTVLDFGGGIGTHAIAAALCPKVEQVTYCDINPINIDFVRYRAQDMGLAEKINFCQEIPENASFDTILCFDVLEHLPEPSQQLLKFHQALKSSGKLIINWYFFKGFNQEYPFHLDDPKIIHTFFETIQSNFLEIFHPYHITTRCYHKKAT from the coding sequence ATGGTGACATCTCCCGTTCCCCAGCATCTAGAAACCTACTGGCAAGATGGATTTAACTTAAAGCAAAATCTCCAAGATTTTCTGAATTTAGATACAGAAACCCTAGAAACTAAGTTAAAAGTATCCTGTCAAGAAATGGCAGAGTTAGGGAAAAAAGATTTTGATTGGGAAACTGTCACTGATTTTTACAGTCAGCAAGTACGAGAACTTTATCTGTTTGAGCTTGGTGCTTGGCATCTTACCAGTCATGAATATATTGGTGATACCTTGCGATTAGTCGCAGATTATGCTTGTGGAACAGTTCTAGATTTTGGCGGTGGAATTGGTACTCACGCGATCGCTGCTGCTCTATGTCCGAAAGTTGAACAAGTCACCTATTGTGATATTAATCCGATAAATATTGATTTTGTTCGCTATCGTGCCCAAGACATGGGATTAGCAGAAAAAATTAATTTTTGTCAGGAAATACCTGAAAATGCTAGCTTTGATACAATTTTATGTTTTGATGTTTTGGAACATTTACCAGAACCAAGTCAACAACTACTAAAATTTCATCAAGCGCTGAAATCTTCTGGCAAATTAATTATTAATTGGTATTTCTTTAAGGGTTTCAATCAAGAATATCCCTTCCATCTTGATGACCCCAAAATTATTCATACTTTCTTTGAGACAATTCAAAGTAACTTTTTAGAGATATTCCATCCCTACCATATTACTACTAGATGTTATCACAAAAAGGCTACATAA
- a CDS encoding NAD(P)-dependent oxidoreductase — protein MTHKRILVTGASGCIGHYISESLIQETNYELYLLVRNPEKLKVNTKARSGIHVIQGDMLDVSKFAELLPTIDVAILTATAWGGAETFEINVAKTLELLNCLDPVKCEQVIYFSTASVLDQDNQPLREAGAIGTDYIRSKYDCLSRKKKLAIAPKITTLFPTLVIGGDTDKPYSHLTSGIPEVTKYIDIIRFLQADGSFHFIHGRDIATIVTYLIAHPPQGDAPRELVLGQARLTADAAVAEVCQYLNRKIYFRIPLSLSLANLIIATFKIQMAAWDRFCMNYRHFTYKNAVNPSTFGLPNYCPTMSDVLRISGVERIN, from the coding sequence ATGACTCACAAGCGAATTTTAGTTACTGGTGCCAGTGGCTGTATAGGTCACTACATTAGTGAATCTTTAATTCAAGAAACCAACTACGAATTATATTTACTTGTTCGTAATCCAGAAAAGCTAAAAGTCAATACTAAAGCGCGCTCTGGTATTCATGTTATTCAAGGCGATATGCTGGATGTCAGCAAATTCGCAGAGTTATTACCGACAATAGATGTTGCGATTTTAACAGCTACTGCTTGGGGTGGTGCAGAAACCTTTGAGATTAATGTTGCTAAAACCTTAGAATTATTGAATTGTCTTGACCCTGTAAAATGTGAGCAGGTAATTTATTTTTCCACAGCTAGTGTTTTAGACCAAGATAATCAACCCCTAAGGGAAGCAGGAGCCATTGGTACTGATTATATCCGCTCTAAATATGATTGCCTGTCGAGAAAGAAAAAGTTGGCGATCGCTCCCAAAATTACCACCCTCTTCCCTACCCTAGTTATTGGTGGTGACACAGATAAACCCTACTCCCATCTCACCTCTGGCATTCCAGAAGTAACAAAATATATAGATATAATTCGCTTTTTACAAGCAGATGGTAGTTTCCATTTTATCCACGGTCGGGATATTGCTACCATTGTCACCTATCTCATTGCCCATCCACCCCAAGGTGATGCCCCCCGTGAGTTAGTATTAGGACAAGCCAGACTCACAGCAGATGCAGCAGTTGCTGAAGTTTGCCAATACCTGAACAGAAAAATTTATTTTCGTATTCCCCTTTCCCTATCCTTAGCCAATCTGATTATTGCCACCTTCAAGATTCAAATGGCAGCATGGGATAGATTCTGTATGAACTATCGCCACTTTACCTACAAAAATGCTGTTAACCCCAGTACCTTCGGTTTACCCAATTATTGCCCCACGATGAGCGATGTTTTACGCATCAGTGGAGTGGAAAGAATTAATTAG
- a CDS encoding HAD family phosphatase: MLKAILFDLDGTLVNTDPIHYLAWQEMLSHHGLEIDETFYKTRISGKLNPEIIKDILPDLSTERAEEFADKKEALFRDKAPSLEPLPGLKELLTWTETHGIQRALVTNAPRANAEYMLEVLDLKNTFHLVILAEEEAAAKPDPTPYRVALERLEITPEQAIALEDSPSGLRSAVGANIPTIGVASTHDPDKLIEIGAFLAIPDFTDLHLWTFLNSAIAELVPQ; encoded by the coding sequence ATGCTGAAAGCGATTTTGTTTGATTTAGATGGCACTCTGGTGAACACAGACCCAATTCATTACTTAGCTTGGCAAGAAATGCTGAGTCACCATGGACTAGAAATTGATGAAACTTTCTATAAAACTAGAATTAGTGGCAAATTAAATCCAGAAATCATCAAAGACATTTTACCAGATTTATCGACAGAAAGGGCAGAGGAATTTGCAGATAAAAAAGAAGCCTTATTCCGCGATAAAGCACCATCCCTAGAACCTTTACCGGGACTTAAGGAGTTATTAACTTGGACAGAAACCCATGGGATTCAACGAGCTTTAGTTACCAATGCTCCCCGCGCCAATGCGGAATATATGCTAGAAGTTTTAGATTTAAAAAATACCTTTCACCTCGTGATTTTAGCGGAAGAAGAAGCCGCAGCTAAACCTGACCCCACTCCCTATAGAGTTGCCTTAGAAAGATTAGAAATTACCCCAGAACAAGCCATTGCTTTAGAAGATTCACCCTCTGGACTACGTTCCGCAGTGGGGGCAAATATTCCCACCATTGGTGTTGCTTCTACCCATGACCCTGATAAATTAATAGAAATTGGTGCTTTCCTGGCGATTCCTGATTTTACCGATTTACATTTGTGGACATTTTTAAATAGCGCGATCGCGGAGTTAGTTCCACAGTGA
- the glp gene encoding gephyrin-like molybdotransferase Glp: MLSVTDTEKIIFDLVQPFTPDKDTEIIDLFSASNRILASAITSQLDFPHWDNSAMDGYAVRYADVQECSAENPAVLQIVAEIPAGYQPQSSIQPGQAARIFTGAIIPPGADTVIMQERTRQEGNQVYILASPRPQEFVRKRASYYQAGQELLPTGIPIKATEMAILAAAQCIKIPVYRRPKVAIFSTGDELVTPEQPLQPGQIVDSNGYVLAALVQEMGAQVLPFGIIKDEPEALTAVISQAISQADIVISSGGVSVGEYDYVEQVIKSLGGEVSVASVAMKPGKPLTVANFSQKQSLYFGLPGNPVSALVTFWRFVQPAIRKLSGLADGWRSQFLLAKTVQELRSDGKRESYIWGRLHLVDGKYEFHLSQGSQVSGNLINLAQTNALAVMKIGENFIAQGEEVWVIIP, from the coding sequence ATGCTATCAGTAACCGATACAGAAAAAATTATCTTTGATTTAGTTCAACCATTTACCCCAGATAAAGATACAGAAATTATCGATTTATTCTCAGCATCTAATCGCATTCTTGCATCAGCAATTACCAGTCAATTAGACTTTCCCCACTGGGATAACTCAGCCATGGATGGCTACGCTGTGCGTTATGCAGATGTGCAAGAATGTAGTGCCGAAAACCCAGCAGTGTTGCAAATCGTCGCCGAAATTCCTGCCGGATATCAACCCCAATCTAGCATTCAACCAGGACAAGCTGCTCGTATTTTTACAGGGGCAATTATTCCCCCAGGTGCAGATACAGTCATTATGCAGGAACGCACCCGGCAAGAAGGTAATCAAGTATATATTCTAGCTTCACCTCGCCCCCAGGAATTTGTGCGAAAACGTGCTAGTTACTACCAAGCAGGACAAGAATTACTACCCACCGGAATTCCAATTAAAGCCACAGAAATGGCGATTCTAGCCGCCGCTCAGTGCATAAAAATTCCCGTATATCGTCGCCCCAAGGTAGCAATATTTTCTACAGGTGATGAGTTAGTCACCCCAGAACAACCTTTACAACCAGGGCAAATTGTCGATTCTAATGGCTATGTTTTAGCAGCATTAGTTCAAGAAATGGGGGCACAAGTTCTACCATTTGGTATCATCAAAGATGAGCCAGAAGCATTAACAGCAGTTATTAGTCAAGCTATTTCCCAAGCAGATATAGTTATATCCTCCGGTGGAGTTTCTGTGGGAGAATATGACTATGTAGAGCAGGTAATTAAATCTTTAGGGGGTGAAGTTTCTGTGGCATCAGTGGCAATGAAACCCGGAAAACCCCTCACCGTAGCCAATTTTTCCCAGAAACAAAGCTTATATTTTGGCTTACCAGGGAATCCCGTTTCTGCTCTCGTTACCTTTTGGCGATTCGTGCAACCTGCTATCAGAAAATTGTCTGGTTTAGCTGATGGTTGGCGATCGCAGTTTTTGCTGGCTAAAACAGTGCAGGAATTGCGCAGCGATGGCAAACGAGAGAGCTATATTTGGGGAAGATTACATTTAGTTGATGGTAAATATGAATTTCATCTTTCCCAGGGTAGCCAAGTCTCTGGTAACTTAATTAATTTAGCTCAAACGAATGCTTTAGCTGTAATGAAAATAGGTGAGAATTTTATTGCTCAGGGTGAGGAAGTATGGGTAATAATTCCTTAA
- a CDS encoding glucosamine-6-phosphate deaminase: MSVAKKSFSVDNLTVEIYGNEAELAANAAEFTHKYIQNRLQQQPEVRVIFATGNSQIQFLEIFTQLPEIDWSRVICFHLDEYLGIAANHPASFRSYLQARVEKRVKPQSFHYLQSDTLEPIRECDRYSQLLREQPIDLCFLGVGNNGHLAFNDPLVADFHDPYSVKLVKLDEINRQQQQGYFPHISTVPEYAFTLTLPMICAARKILCFAPGKHKATIVKRILQGEIHPHLPATILRTQPQATLYLDTDSAQLLEK, translated from the coding sequence ATGTCAGTCGCCAAAAAATCTTTTTCTGTCGATAATTTGACTGTGGAAATTTATGGCAATGAAGCGGAACTCGCAGCAAATGCCGCAGAATTTACCCATAAATATATACAAAATAGACTGCAACAACAACCTGAAGTTAGGGTGATTTTTGCCACAGGAAATTCACAAATACAATTTTTGGAAATTTTCACCCAACTGCCAGAAATTGACTGGTCACGGGTCATTTGCTTCCATTTAGATGAATATTTAGGAATAGCTGCTAACCATCCAGCCAGCTTTCGTTCTTACTTACAAGCAAGGGTAGAAAAACGAGTTAAACCCCAGTCTTTTCATTATTTGCAGAGTGATACATTAGAACCAATACGGGAGTGCGATCGCTATAGTCAATTACTCCGTGAACAACCCATAGATTTATGTTTTTTAGGAGTTGGGAATAATGGACATTTAGCATTTAATGACCCGTTAGTGGCAGATTTTCATGACCCCTATAGTGTCAAATTAGTCAAGTTAGACGAGATTAATCGGCAACAGCAACAAGGGTATTTTCCCCACATTTCCACAGTTCCAGAATATGCTTTTACTTTAACTTTACCGATGATTTGTGCTGCCAGGAAAATCCTTTGTTTTGCCCCAGGAAAACATAAAGCCACAATAGTAAAACGGATATTACAAGGAGAAATTCATCCCCATTTGCCTGCAACAATTTTACGCACCCAACCCCAAGCAACCCTGTATTTAGATACAGATTCTGCCCAGTTGCTGGAAAAATAG
- a CDS encoding MGMT family protein, with translation MSAYDKIYDVVRQIPYGKVATYGQIATLADMPGKPRLVGYALFRVTEEQKIPWHRVINAKGEISTSPHRLGNDDVQRSRLQEEGIEFNQQDKINLRIYQWIPDYCHHV, from the coding sequence ATGTCTGCCTATGACAAAATCTATGATGTGGTGCGACAGATACCCTACGGGAAAGTGGCAACCTATGGACAAATTGCCACCCTTGCAGATATGCCAGGAAAACCGCGTTTAGTGGGGTATGCTTTATTTCGGGTGACTGAGGAGCAAAAAATTCCTTGGCATCGGGTGATTAATGCGAAGGGAGAAATTTCCACTTCCCCCCATCGTCTGGGTAATGATGATGTACAGCGATCGCGACTGCAAGAAGAGGGTATCGAGTTTAATCAACAGGATAAAATTAACTTGCGCATATACCAGTGGATTCCAGATTACTGCCATCATGTCTAA
- a CDS encoding sucrase ferredoxin: protein MKTSFCSDNTRNLGEEPIGTATTCQTYILVECPTPWASEAFTSKWVPENLRVLVEEVKRSRQPIKFLLITNNESHKTDEKTLLIYQQQEGLSSGYDKREFRLENIEQAATVIRRWLRGRNPGYEVETNNSRDILVCTHGSHDMCCSRYGSPFYFHAAGTIADLGFTDVRIWKSSHFGGHRFAPTAIDLPSGRYYGNLTQDVFQSILTRTGDVNCLDKSYRGWGILPSQMQILERELIYRYGWEWFDYKVAGRIIEQTEDKSIVRCELTLEKPDGSLYNYQARILKNDEKSVELPSSCNAKQNSMFVKYTVASLWLTSTKFITHSA from the coding sequence ATGAAAACTTCATTTTGCTCTGATAATACACGTAATCTGGGAGAAGAACCAATCGGTACTGCTACCACTTGTCAAACCTATATTTTAGTAGAATGTCCCACCCCTTGGGCATCGGAAGCATTTACTTCTAAATGGGTTCCGGAAAATTTGCGGGTTTTAGTTGAAGAAGTAAAACGTAGTCGCCAACCGATTAAATTTTTACTGATTACGAATAATGAGTCTCATAAAACAGACGAGAAAACTCTATTAATTTATCAACAGCAAGAAGGGTTAAGTTCTGGTTATGATAAACGGGAATTTCGCTTAGAAAATATTGAACAAGCAGCGACTGTAATTCGTAGATGGTTACGGGGAAGGAACCCCGGTTATGAAGTAGAAACTAATAATTCTAGGGATATCTTAGTTTGCACCCATGGTAGTCATGATATGTGTTGTTCCCGTTATGGCAGTCCATTTTACTTCCATGCTGCCGGTACCATTGCAGATTTAGGGTTTACTGATGTCCGAATTTGGAAATCTAGCCATTTTGGGGGACATCGTTTTGCACCGACAGCGATAGATTTACCTAGTGGGAGATATTACGGTAATTTAACCCAGGATGTTTTTCAATCTATCTTGACACGTACAGGTGATGTCAACTGTCTGGATAAAAGTTATCGCGGGTGGGGAATTTTACCCAGTCAGATGCAGATTTTAGAGCGAGAGTTAATCTATCGCTATGGTTGGGAATGGTTTGATTATAAGGTTGCGGGCAGAATTATCGAACAAACGGAAGACAAAAGTATTGTGCGCTGTGAGTTAACCTTGGAAAAACCCGATGGTTCTCTATATAATTATCAGGCAAGAATTTTGAAAAATGATGAGAAAAGCGTGGAATTGCCTAGTTCTTGTAATGCCAAACAAAACTCGATGTTTGTCAAGTATACAGTTGCCTCTCTGTGGTTAACTTCAACCAAGTTTATCACCCACAGTGCTTAG